A portion of the Candidatus Nezhaarchaeota archaeon genome contains these proteins:
- a CDS encoding NifU family protein, with amino-acid sequence MSEEKVKEVLRSKVDPYLAFEGGSVELVSVEGGRVKVRLSGACAGCPMRQFTIKRFIEAVLKREVPEVRAVEAVEEGRPTQ; translated from the coding sequence GTGAGCGAGGAGAAGGTTAAGGAGGTCTTGAGGAGTAAGGTGGACCCCTACCTAGCTTTTGAGGGGGGGAGCGTTGAGCTCGTTAGCGTGGAGGGAGGCAGGGTGAAGGTGAGGCTGAGCGGTGCCTGCGCCGGCTGCCCTATGAGGCAGTTTACGATTAAGCGGTTCATTGAGGCGGTGCTTAAGCGGGAAGTGCCGGAGGTAAGGGCTGTAGAGGCCGTCGAGGAGGGCCGGCCTACTCAGTAG